The segment ATTTCAGTAAATCCCTAAGCAGCTTATGAACCTCCTGCGCCTGTTCGGGAGTAGCGGTTTTGCCGGTTCCGATTGCCCACACAGGCTCGTAAGCTAAAATAATCCCATCATATTGCGTGAATCCCCTAAAGCATTCCTTAAACTGTTCGGTAATTACATCATTGGTCTTGCCGCTTTCCCTGATATCTAAACTTTCGCCAAGACAGACAACGGGAATCAGCGAACTTTCGATAGCCTTGTTTAGCTTTTTATTGATTGTCTGGTCGGTTTCACCGAAATATTGACGTCTTTCGGAATGCCCGAGGATGACATATTCGCAGCCGGCTGATTTTATCATAGCCGGAGAGATTTCACCTGTATAGGCGCCTTTATCCTCCCAATACATATTTTGCGCGCCAAGTTTAACATCAGTATTCTTTACAATGCCGGCGACTGTATTTAACCAGACAAACGGCGGACATATTAAAAAATCAGTTTGATGACTTAACCCAGGGATTTCCTTGGCTATATCCCCAGCCAGTTTTATTGCCTCATCGGCAGTTGTATTCATTTTCCAATTGCCTGCGATTAGAGTTTTACGATTTGCCATATTATTCTTTCTCCGTTAATGCCGCCAACCCGGGCAGGATTTTACCCTCGAGGAATTCTAAGGACGCCCCGCCACCGGTGGAAACATGAGTTATTTTATCTTTAAGTTTAAGTTTTGATAGCGCGGCTACCGAATCACCGCCGCCGACAATACTAATAGCGCCTTTTTCCGTTGCCTCTGCCAGCGCCCGCGCAACCGCCAGGGTGCCGCCGGCAAACTCATCGGTTTCGAATATCCCCATAGGACCATTCCAGACAACCGTCTTAGCCTGGCTGATAATATCGGCAAACTGCCCTTGAGCGGATGTTCCTATATCGACTCCAATCCAATCAGCCGGAATGTTTGATTTATCGACGATATTAGTCGAAAACGGTTTATCCAGCTTGTCGGAAACTAAAATATCATCCGGTAGAATCAATTGGACATTATCCGGCAGTTTCATTTTAAGCAGGCTCTCAGCCTCGCCGATTTTCTCCTTCTCAAGCAGCGACTTGCCGATTGACAAACCCATCGCCTTATAAAATGTGAAAATCATACCGCCGCC is part of the Candidatus Zixiibacteriota bacterium genome and harbors:
- a CDS encoding triose-phosphate isomerase is translated as MANRKTLIAGNWKMNTTADEAIKLAGDIAKEIPGLSHQTDFLICPPFVWLNTVAGIVKNTDVKLGAQNMYWEDKGAYTGEISPAMIKSAGCEYVILGHSERRQYFGETDQTINKKLNKAIESSLIPVVCLGESLDIRESGKTNDVITEQFKECFRGFTQYDGIILAYEPVWAIGTGKTATPEQAQEVHKLLRDLLKSQTDGYNKVRLLYGGSVKPGNAGELIIKEDIDGFLVGGASLKAADFIGIAKAAAPQVTA